The following are encoded together in the Bradyrhizobium genosp. L genome:
- the cckA gene encoding cell cycle histidine kinase CckA, whose amino-acid sequence MTADSNHPPATEPFVAHGPTRRGGSILLVLLIAAGIVAVAVWLMTIGRTQAQPYILGVLALLATVGLFNLFAFAAGIIRFSDRATDDPVMGRIADHAHEGLVVTDQRGHVVYSNAAYLALTGAASPQDVRPVERVFIGNPDVSEAVFRLLKAAREGKRQQEEVRIAGPGHDAGQTGQGAQGRWLRLRVRPLGQSKRESKYAVWSIADITRDRERQEDVFQELRHAIEYLDHAPCGFFSVNAAGEIAYVNATLANWLDYDLAEIGSGGLKLSDIVSGDGASLLTSIVPVPGEVKTEVFDIDLRMRGGKTVPVRLYHKLAFGADGAAGASRTLVISRARDEHSDPERAAEVRFMRFFDHTPMAIATVDRGGNVVGANARYAKLTQNLNGEGGAAKSIFRAVNPRDRGLLIAAINQAAEGQGDIAPVEVMLDGAKERFAQFFVTTVEKNERDAETAIVYMLEITERRALENQINQSQKMEMVGQLAGGIAHDFNNVLSAIMMANDFLLNAHKPTDPSFQDIMQIKQNATRAATLVRQLLAFSRRQTLRPQVLDLGDALSDLTMLLRRLIGEKVKLDLVHGRDLWPIKVDVSQFEQVIVNLAVNARDAMPDGGRLSIRTGNVPTDEAAQLANKGMPAADYVKIEISDTGTGIPAEIIDKIFEPFFSTKEVGKGTGLGLSTVYGIVKQTGGFVYVDSVPGEGTTFRIFLPRHRPEQEVAPEAHAGNGAAKEVAAVAEAAKPKPDLTGQGTILLVEDEDGLRSLNARGLRSRGYSVIEAANGVEAIEALEEKQGAVDLVVSDVVMPEMDGPTMLKEMRGRNPELKIIFVSGYAEDAFEKSLPENQQFAFLPKPFTLTQLVAAVKETMTA is encoded by the coding sequence ATGACCGCCGATAGCAACCATCCTCCCGCGACCGAGCCGTTCGTGGCCCACGGGCCAACGCGGCGGGGCGGCAGCATCCTCCTGGTGCTCCTGATCGCGGCCGGCATCGTCGCGGTGGCGGTCTGGCTGATGACCATCGGCCGCACCCAGGCCCAGCCCTATATCCTCGGTGTGCTGGCGCTGCTCGCCACCGTCGGGCTGTTCAATCTGTTCGCCTTTGCCGCCGGCATCATCCGCTTCTCCGACCGCGCCACCGACGACCCGGTGATGGGGCGGATCGCCGACCACGCCCATGAGGGGCTCGTGGTCACCGACCAGCGCGGCCATGTGGTCTATTCCAATGCCGCCTATCTGGCGCTGACCGGCGCGGCCTCGCCGCAGGATGTCCGCCCCGTCGAGCGCGTTTTCATCGGCAACCCTGATGTCTCCGAGGCCGTGTTCCGCCTGTTGAAGGCCGCGCGCGAAGGCAAGCGGCAGCAGGAGGAGGTCCGCATTGCCGGCCCCGGTCACGACGCCGGCCAGACCGGTCAAGGGGCGCAAGGCCGCTGGCTGCGCTTGAGGGTGCGTCCGCTCGGCCAGAGCAAGCGCGAGTCCAAATACGCGGTGTGGTCGATCGCCGACATCACCCGCGACCGCGAGCGCCAGGAAGACGTGTTCCAGGAGCTGCGGCACGCCATCGAATATCTCGACCACGCGCCCTGCGGCTTCTTCTCGGTCAATGCGGCCGGCGAGATCGCCTATGTCAACGCGACCCTGGCGAACTGGCTGGACTACGACCTCGCCGAGATCGGCTCGGGCGGGCTGAAGCTCTCCGATATCGTCTCGGGCGACGGCGCCTCGCTGCTGACCTCGATCGTGCCGGTGCCGGGCGAGGTCAAGACCGAGGTGTTCGACATCGATCTGCGCATGCGCGGCGGCAAGACCGTGCCGGTGCGGCTCTATCACAAGCTCGCCTTCGGCGCCGACGGCGCGGCGGGCGCCTCGCGCACGCTGGTGATCAGCCGCGCCCGCGACGAGCATTCCGATCCGGAGCGTGCCGCCGAGGTGCGCTTCATGCGCTTCTTCGACCACACGCCGATGGCGATCGCCACCGTCGACCGCGGCGGCAATGTGGTCGGCGCCAATGCGCGCTACGCCAAGCTGACGCAGAACCTGAACGGTGAGGGCGGCGCCGCCAAATCGATCTTCCGCGCGGTCAATCCGCGCGACCGCGGCCTGCTGATCGCGGCGATCAACCAGGCTGCCGAAGGGCAGGGCGACATCGCGCCGGTCGAGGTGATGCTCGACGGCGCCAAGGAGCGCTTCGCCCAGTTCTTCGTCACGACCGTCGAGAAGAACGAGCGCGACGCCGAGACCGCGATCGTCTACATGCTCGAGATCACCGAGCGGCGGGCGCTGGAAAACCAGATCAACCAGTCGCAGAAGATGGAGATGGTCGGCCAGCTCGCCGGCGGCATCGCGCACGATTTCAACAACGTGCTCTCGGCCATCATGATGGCCAACGACTTCCTGCTGAACGCGCACAAGCCGACCGATCCGTCGTTCCAGGACATCATGCAGATCAAGCAGAACGCGACCCGCGCCGCGACGCTGGTACGGCAGCTGCTGGCGTTCTCGCGCCGCCAGACGCTGCGGCCGCAGGTGCTCGACCTCGGCGACGCGCTGTCTGATCTCACCATGCTGTTGCGCCGGCTGATCGGCGAGAAGGTCAAGCTCGACCTGGTGCACGGCCGCGATCTGTGGCCGATCAAGGTCGACGTCTCGCAGTTCGAGCAGGTGATCGTCAATCTCGCGGTCAACGCGCGTGACGCGATGCCGGACGGCGGCAGGCTGAGCATCCGCACCGGCAATGTGCCGACGGACGAGGCCGCGCAGCTCGCCAACAAGGGCATGCCGGCGGCCGACTATGTGAAGATCGAGATCTCGGACACCGGCACCGGCATTCCCGCCGAGATCATCGACAAGATCTTCGAGCCGTTCTTCTCGACCAAGGAGGTGGGCAAGGGCACCGGCCTTGGGTTGTCGACGGTCTACGGCATCGTCAAGCAGACCGGCGGCTTCGTCTATGTCGATTCCGTCCCCGGCGAAGGCACCACGTTCCGCATCTTCCTGCCGCGGCACCGGCCGGAGCAGGAAGTGGCGCCCGAAGCCCATGCCGGCAATGGTGCGGCGAAGGAGGTCGCGGCCGTCGCGGAAGCCGCCAAGCCGAAGCCGGATCTGACCGGGCAGGGCACGATCCTGCTGGTCGAGGACGAGGACGGCCTGCGCTCGCTGAACGCGCGCGGCCTCCGCTCGCGCGGCTACAGCGTGATCGAGGCCGCCAACGGCGTCGAGGCGATCGAGGCGCTGGAGGAGAAGCAGGGCGCCGTCGATCTCGTCGTCTCCGACGTGGTGATGCCGGAGATGGACGGTCCGACGATGCTGAAGGAGATGCGTGGCCGCAATCCGGAGCTGAAAATCATCTTCGTCTCAGGCTATGCCGAAGACGCCTTCGAGAAGAGCCTGCCCGAGAACCAGCAGTTCGCGTTCCTGCCGAAGCCGTTCACGCTCACGCAGCTGGTCGCGGCGGTGAAGGAGACCATGACGGCGTAA